Proteins encoded within one genomic window of Bradyrhizobium sp. AZCC 1719:
- a CDS encoding NfrA family protein, with product MLAALLLVALLCPGARAQVADSGPPLEGEAYTAAETAYKAFGQGDYEASAARAAEAVALRPDLLRLHLLLIDSLVAAGDLIRADLATKAASAAFTGNRDLEGRQASIRQRLAQRPASEGYKALEKGDAKAAVRAARSAVDYVPDSMSYRLLLLNAQLADNNLPGALETATEAIALDRANYVPLVWRGYINQRLGKRADAVSDFNAALAIPGLTATQQKNIRLISADAAMASGDFNAAIELLGSYSRTDPKVITRLTDAEGASQRRGVLRNNGNMVPPPVQECSTTTSGVNCELEAPAVLSILTPVASPEEKAARETFEAKERAYQAERDKDYKSAIVEARKAVQLEPEVAASRLLLVNILMSAGRPAEAEVEATKAIDAGHSNAEIYAQRGYARAKLKNFRGTMSDWETALKRGLPPAQAHNVRLSLADAALASNEPMRALRALQKLAVSYDTSIRRAYALQALGRKEESLAEFRTAERLATTAVQKDGALRAQINTLVELDRKPEARILFDRAIAHGRLGTVRDADIGYLAVAVGNDEVALARFDRAHATGQLPARATIDAGYTAMRRFENPKAIAYLMEGIDAKATGRIDIDDQKLFETRRTVSDLARVWGINTSVSYGKVGSAPNPFLTTTAPSSYTSQLGTEFYYRPEGFGYRNGAIFELFGRLFETLYDQSGGPTGGRTTQGMVGARWKPFSNANLVFEVDRLIALGDAARDDTLLRALYSYTVGTDLRVLDASWPTWYVYAEVDRFLEKRQLVAIMEGRFGRSFRLDPISSKLVFFPHAVLAANYDDSFANRAAYSVGAGGSLRYWFGETTYMAPPSYWELTLQYRWRLAGDQRAQGIFAQTSINY from the coding sequence GTGCTGGCTGCGCTTTTGCTCGTGGCGCTCCTGTGTCCGGGCGCCCGCGCCCAGGTCGCGGATAGCGGTCCTCCGCTGGAGGGCGAGGCCTATACGGCGGCGGAGACCGCTTACAAGGCGTTCGGCCAGGGCGACTACGAGGCTTCCGCGGCAAGGGCTGCAGAGGCCGTGGCGCTCCGTCCTGATCTCCTCCGCCTGCACCTGCTCCTGATCGACTCGCTGGTCGCCGCCGGCGACCTCATCCGGGCCGATCTGGCGACGAAAGCCGCCTCGGCGGCGTTCACGGGCAACCGGGACCTCGAAGGGCGGCAAGCGAGTATTCGCCAGCGTCTCGCCCAGCGGCCGGCCAGTGAGGGCTACAAGGCGCTCGAAAAGGGCGATGCCAAGGCCGCGGTCCGGGCGGCGCGCAGCGCGGTCGACTATGTGCCGGACTCGATGTCGTACCGCCTGTTGCTGCTGAACGCCCAGCTTGCCGACAACAATTTGCCGGGCGCTTTGGAAACCGCCACCGAAGCGATTGCGCTCGATCGAGCGAATTATGTTCCGCTGGTATGGCGCGGCTATATCAACCAGCGACTGGGAAAGCGCGCCGATGCCGTGTCGGACTTCAACGCTGCCCTGGCGATCCCGGGCCTGACTGCCACTCAGCAGAAGAATATCCGGCTGATCTCCGCGGATGCAGCCATGGCGTCAGGTGACTTCAACGCCGCGATCGAATTGTTGGGCAGCTATTCGCGAACCGACCCAAAGGTCATCACCCGCCTCACCGATGCAGAAGGCGCAAGCCAGCGCAGAGGCGTGCTTCGGAACAACGGCAATATGGTGCCGCCGCCGGTGCAGGAATGTTCAACCACCACCAGCGGTGTCAATTGCGAACTCGAGGCGCCCGCGGTCCTGAGCATATTGACCCCTGTTGCATCGCCCGAAGAAAAGGCCGCAAGAGAAACCTTTGAAGCGAAGGAACGCGCCTACCAGGCTGAACGAGACAAGGACTACAAGTCAGCCATCGTCGAGGCGCGTAAGGCCGTACAACTTGAGCCCGAGGTCGCCGCAAGCCGCCTCCTGCTGGTCAACATCCTGATGTCAGCCGGCCGCCCCGCGGAAGCCGAGGTTGAGGCGACCAAGGCAATCGATGCGGGGCACTCGAACGCAGAGATCTATGCGCAACGCGGCTATGCGCGAGCCAAGCTCAAGAATTTTCGCGGCACGATGTCGGATTGGGAAACCGCCCTGAAGCGGGGCCTCCCGCCCGCTCAAGCCCACAACGTTCGACTTTCCCTCGCTGACGCCGCCTTGGCTTCCAACGAGCCCATGCGGGCTTTGCGCGCGCTCCAGAAATTGGCCGTGAGCTATGACACCTCGATCCGCAGGGCCTATGCACTGCAGGCGCTCGGGCGAAAGGAAGAATCGCTTGCCGAATTCAGAACAGCCGAACGGCTCGCAACGACCGCTGTTCAGAAGGACGGCGCGCTGCGCGCGCAGATCAACACGCTGGTCGAGTTGGACCGCAAGCCGGAAGCCCGCATCCTGTTTGATCGGGCAATCGCCCATGGCAGATTGGGTACCGTCCGGGATGCCGATATTGGCTACCTCGCCGTCGCCGTCGGCAATGACGAGGTAGCGTTGGCTCGCTTCGATCGCGCGCATGCCACCGGACAATTGCCGGCTCGGGCCACGATCGATGCGGGATATACCGCGATGCGTCGCTTCGAAAATCCAAAGGCCATCGCCTATCTGATGGAAGGGATCGACGCCAAGGCAACCGGACGGATCGATATTGACGACCAAAAGCTGTTCGAGACGCGTCGAACAGTTTCAGACCTGGCCCGCGTATGGGGTATCAACACTTCGGTTTCATACGGCAAAGTTGGTTCGGCGCCCAACCCGTTCCTGACGACGACGGCGCCCAGCAGTTACACATCGCAACTGGGAACTGAGTTCTATTATCGCCCGGAAGGGTTCGGATACAGGAATGGCGCGATATTCGAGTTGTTCGGCCGCCTTTTCGAAACCCTGTATGACCAGTCCGGCGGGCCGACGGGCGGACGCACGACACAGGGCATGGTGGGCGCCCGCTGGAAGCCGTTCTCGAACGCCAACCTGGTGTTTGAAGTCGACCGGCTTATTGCGCTTGGCGATGCAGCACGCGATGACACGCTGTTGCGCGCGCTCTACTCCTACACGGTCGGCACCGATCTGCGTGTCTTGGATGCGAGCTGGCCGACCTGGTACGTCTACGCGGAGGTGGATCGCTTCCTCGAGAAGCGACAGCTCGTCGCGATCATGGAAGGCCGCTTCGGACGAAGCTTCCGGCTCGATCCGATCAGCAGCAAGCTGGTATTCTTCCCGCACGCCGTGCTGGCCGCAAATTACGACGATTCATTCGCGAACCGTGCCGCTTACTCGGTCGGCGCAGGTGGTTCGTTACGCTACTGGTTCGGCGAAACGACATACATGGCGCCGCCTTCGTACTGGGAGCTGACGCTGCAATATCGCTGGCGCCTCGCGGGCGATCAGAGGGCTCAGGGCATCTTCGCGCAGACGTCGATAAACTATTGA
- a CDS encoding branched-chain amino acid ABC transporter permease, with product MDLDALTGCLASSACLVTQTTSGFIIGMLLFLVAVGLTLIFGVLKVVNFSHGAFYMFGAYFAMTAYQFSGSFALAMLCGAAGTAILGLIFERVFMSRVYGADVLMQLLVCYAFVLIFDDVVRMIWGPEFKSMGMPAAFQVVPLFIAGGVVPPYYLLLIGVALAAAMILGLGLARTRIGKVIRAAAHNPGMVSALGINTGLIYGGVFALGGMLAGLAGALAAPVRSLTPGMGFSVLIESFIVTVIGGMGSILGALIGALLIGMIRSFGSLGFPLFTEGLMYLFMVIVLVSRPTGLFGKEVA from the coding sequence TTGGACCTCGACGCGCTTACCGGCTGTCTCGCCAGTTCCGCCTGTCTGGTGACGCAAACCACCAGCGGCTTCATCATCGGCATGTTGCTGTTTCTCGTCGCCGTCGGGCTGACGCTGATCTTCGGCGTACTCAAGGTCGTCAACTTCAGCCACGGCGCCTTCTATATGTTCGGCGCCTATTTCGCGATGACGGCCTATCAGTTCTCCGGCAGTTTTGCGCTGGCGATGCTGTGTGGTGCGGCGGGTACGGCCATCCTCGGTCTGATCTTCGAACGCGTCTTCATGAGCCGGGTCTACGGCGCTGACGTGTTGATGCAGCTTCTCGTCTGCTACGCCTTCGTGCTGATCTTTGATGACGTGGTGCGGATGATCTGGGGGCCCGAGTTCAAATCGATGGGCATGCCGGCCGCGTTCCAGGTGGTGCCGCTGTTCATCGCCGGCGGGGTGGTGCCACCATATTATCTGCTCTTGATCGGTGTTGCGCTCGCGGCCGCCATGATCCTCGGGCTCGGCCTTGCCCGCACCAGGATCGGCAAGGTGATCCGGGCGGCCGCTCATAACCCTGGCATGGTATCCGCGCTCGGCATCAACACCGGGCTCATTTATGGCGGCGTGTTTGCGCTCGGCGGCATGCTGGCGGGACTTGCCGGCGCACTTGCGGCGCCGGTGCGTTCGCTGACGCCGGGCATGGGATTTTCGGTGCTGATCGAATCCTTCATCGTCACCGTGATCGGCGGCATGGGCTCGATCCTCGGTGCACTGATTGGTGCGCTCTTGATCGGCATGATCCGCTCGTTCGGCTCGCTCGGCTTTCCGCTGTTTACCGAAGGGCTGATGTACCTGTTCATGGTGATCGTGCTGGTATCGCGGCCGACCGGCCTGTTCGGCAAGGAGGTCGCATGA
- a CDS encoding 2-hydroxychromene-2-carboxylate isomerase yields the protein MDRPRVRIYTDYKSPYAFVANKRLFKLEEIYGVELEWLPYTLRIPEFMGTVEERTPHFWRKVRYAYMDARRYANAQGLIMKGPRRIYDAFHASAGMLFAQRHGLFRPYHDTVFRRFWSHDLEIDELSDISGVIASLGGSSEEFEAYVHGPARAEHDRIIDEAEALGVFGVPTMVFNGELFWGGDRIDMLIERIRNPESIATALGSRHRT from the coding sequence ATGGATAGACCGCGCGTTCGCATCTACACCGACTACAAAAGCCCCTACGCGTTCGTCGCCAACAAGCGGCTGTTCAAGCTCGAGGAGATCTACGGCGTCGAACTCGAATGGCTGCCCTACACGCTGCGCATCCCGGAATTCATGGGCACGGTGGAAGAGCGCACACCGCATTTCTGGCGCAAGGTGCGCTACGCCTATATGGACGCGCGCCGCTACGCCAATGCGCAAGGCCTCATCATGAAGGGTCCGCGGCGCATCTATGATGCCTTCCATGCCAGCGCCGGCATGCTGTTCGCGCAGCGCCACGGCCTGTTCCGCCCCTATCATGACACGGTGTTCCGCCGGTTCTGGAGTCATGATCTCGAGATCGACGAACTCTCCGATATTTCCGGCGTGATCGCCTCGCTCGGCGGGTCGTCGGAAGAATTCGAAGCCTACGTCCACGGCCCCGCGCGGGCAGAACACGACCGCATCATCGACGAGGCGGAAGCGCTCGGCGTGTTCGGCGTTCCGACCATGGTCTTCAATGGCGAATTGTTCTGGGGCGGCGATCGCATCGACATGCTGATCGAGCGCATCCGGAATCCGGAATCGATCGCAACGGCGCTCGGCAGTCGTCACCGGACGTGA
- a CDS encoding AMP-binding protein gives MINLSSFIAFHARRTPDRCALKYRGEDVSYAAFDDSIRRVGGWLAARGIGPGDVVAVLMQNSTAFLELVFATSHIGAVFLPINYRLSADEVGYIVANSGARILIADEELAGIAAGGAPVVLLDASAQSTVTRLVPDIAPAPMQVRQPRELMRLMYTSGTTDRPKGVMLTYENLYWKSADQTLVLGLSAETRLLVVGPLYHVGALDLPGIAVLWHGGLLSIHRNFEPEQALAAIEADKLNAAWFAPVMTTAILTCPTRDRYDVSSLRWAIGGGEKTPEARIRAFSDCFKNARYIDAYGLTETCGGDTFMEAGREIEKIGSTGRAIAHVELEIRDDAGNRLPSGRNGEICLRGPKVTQGYWNDPEKTAAAFFGDWFRTGDIGYLDEDGFLYLTDRKKDMIISGGENIASSEVERVIYELPQVREVAVVGMPDERWGEKPVAVVVLTDGATLDLPDLIEHCRTRLASFKVPKQLIIRDHLPRNPSGKVLKRVLRAELETHA, from the coding sequence ATGATCAACCTTTCGAGCTTCATCGCTTTTCACGCCAGGCGGACGCCGGACCGCTGTGCGCTGAAATACCGCGGCGAGGATGTCTCCTACGCCGCGTTCGATGACAGCATCCGGCGGGTCGGCGGCTGGCTCGCCGCGCGCGGCATCGGCCCCGGCGACGTCGTCGCGGTGCTGATGCAGAACAGCACGGCCTTTCTCGAACTGGTGTTCGCGACCAGCCACATCGGCGCGGTGTTTCTGCCGATCAATTATCGCCTGTCCGCAGATGAAGTCGGTTACATCGTCGCCAATTCCGGCGCGCGTATCCTGATTGCGGACGAAGAACTCGCAGGCATTGCCGCAGGCGGCGCACCGGTGGTGCTGCTCGATGCGTCCGCGCAATCCACGGTCACACGGCTTGTGCCCGACATCGCGCCCGCCCCGATGCAGGTGCGGCAGCCGCGCGAGCTGATGCGGCTGATGTACACATCAGGCACCACCGACCGCCCCAAAGGCGTGATGCTCACTTACGAGAACCTGTATTGGAAATCGGCCGATCAGACGCTTGTCCTGGGATTAAGCGCGGAGACGCGACTGCTGGTGGTCGGTCCGCTCTATCATGTCGGCGCGCTCGACCTGCCGGGTATTGCGGTGCTCTGGCATGGTGGTTTGCTTTCCATCCACCGCAACTTCGAGCCCGAGCAGGCGCTCGCCGCGATCGAAGCCGACAAGCTCAACGCCGCCTGGTTTGCGCCGGTCATGACCACCGCGATCCTCACCTGCCCGACCCGCGACCGCTACGATGTCTCCAGCCTGCGATGGGCGATCGGCGGCGGCGAGAAAACCCCGGAAGCACGCATCCGCGCCTTCTCCGATTGTTTCAAGAATGCCCGCTACATCGACGCCTATGGGCTGACGGAGACCTGCGGCGGCGATACTTTCATGGAAGCCGGCCGCGAGATCGAAAAGATCGGCTCAACGGGGCGCGCCATTGCCCATGTCGAACTCGAAATTCGCGATGACGCCGGCAACCGGCTGCCATCAGGCCGGAACGGCGAGATCTGCCTCCGCGGCCCCAAGGTCACGCAGGGCTATTGGAACGATCCCGAGAAAACCGCCGCCGCGTTCTTCGGTGACTGGTTTCGCACCGGCGACATCGGCTATCTCGACGAAGACGGCTTTCTCTATCTGACCGACCGCAAGAAGGACATGATCATCTCCGGCGGCGAGAACATCGCCTCCTCCGAGGTCGAGCGCGTGATCTACGAGCTGCCGCAGGTGCGCGAAGTTGCCGTCGTCGGCATGCCGGACGAGCGCTGGGGCGAGAAGCCGGTTGCGGTCGTAGTGCTCACGGATGGCGCCACGCTGGATTTGCCTGATCTCATCGAACATTGCCGCACGCGCCTCGCCAGCTTCAAGGTACCGAAGCAACTCATCATCCGCGATCATCTGCCGCGCAACCCCTCAGGCAAGGTTCTCAAGCGCGTACTGCGCGCCGAACTGGAAACTCACGCATGA
- a CDS encoding flavin-containing monooxygenase, giving the protein MNIELPRKKLDLSSAIAEGDIRVLLMVLVHMTGNERWLEPPYRPKRDVRLIPDPQAGMPPEIQAEIRAAVLKLFANGEPKPVITDPGNELMLKMMRATLGEDVAPEYAPLMREEMGFIPREARWTKPPSDEKLAQQHVLIVGAGVCAIALGVALGRLGIPYTIVEKNDELGGTWYVNRYPGCGVDTPNHSYSFSFGPRNPWTRYFAQRQELLDYLKKVALEYDIRKHLRLNTELTSSYWDERKRRWISTLRTANGEEIFESTTLVSAIGQLNDPHPAHFKGEEDFKGVMLHSALWSGDIKLDGKRVAVIGTGATAMQLVPSIADRVASVTVYQRTAQWARPVAGYSDPITEGARWLLAHLPFYVQWYRFNMFWRYGDGLLPFLRKDPDWPHPERAVNKGNDRHREELTNFILSELKDRPDLIEKCVPTYPPYGKRILLDNNWFKTLTKPNVELVTDSIDHFARDGIVASDGKLRPADIIVISTGFKVTEMAARLNITGRDGKNLKAAWANDNPTAYLGLTVPDFPNLFVMLGPNSGPAHGGSVIFQSECQSRYISACLVEMIEQGIAAIDVRPKAHDEYIKRVDAEHEQLIWTHPGMTTYYRNKQGRVFSAMPWRFVDYWAMTHDPDLQDYRHTKG; this is encoded by the coding sequence ATGAATATCGAGCTGCCCCGCAAGAAACTCGACCTGTCATCGGCCATCGCCGAGGGCGATATCCGCGTCCTGCTGATGGTGCTGGTGCACATGACCGGCAATGAGCGCTGGCTGGAACCGCCTTACAGACCCAAGCGCGACGTCCGCCTGATTCCGGATCCGCAAGCCGGTATGCCCCCGGAAATCCAGGCCGAGATCCGCGCGGCCGTCTTGAAGCTGTTCGCAAACGGTGAACCGAAGCCCGTCATCACCGATCCCGGCAACGAATTGATGCTGAAGATGATGCGGGCGACGCTGGGCGAAGACGTGGCACCTGAATATGCGCCGCTGATGCGCGAGGAAATGGGCTTCATTCCCCGGGAAGCGCGCTGGACCAAACCGCCATCGGACGAAAAGCTGGCGCAGCAGCATGTGCTGATCGTCGGCGCGGGTGTTTGCGCCATTGCGCTCGGCGTTGCCCTTGGCCGGCTCGGCATCCCCTACACCATCGTCGAAAAGAACGACGAACTCGGCGGCACCTGGTATGTCAATCGCTATCCCGGCTGCGGCGTCGATACGCCCAACCATTCGTACTCGTTCTCATTCGGCCCGCGTAATCCGTGGACGCGCTATTTCGCCCAGCGCCAGGAATTGCTCGATTACCTCAAGAAGGTGGCGCTGGAATACGACATCCGAAAGCATCTCCGCCTCAACACGGAGCTGACATCGTCGTACTGGGACGAGCGCAAGCGACGCTGGATATCGACGTTGAGGACCGCCAACGGCGAAGAGATATTTGAATCGACCACGCTGGTCAGTGCGATCGGTCAGCTCAACGACCCCCACCCGGCGCACTTCAAGGGCGAGGAAGATTTCAAGGGCGTGATGCTGCACTCCGCCCTGTGGTCCGGCGACATCAAGCTCGACGGCAAGCGCGTCGCCGTCATCGGCACCGGCGCCACCGCCATGCAACTGGTGCCGTCGATCGCCGACCGTGTGGCGTCGGTCACCGTTTATCAGCGGACGGCGCAATGGGCGCGCCCGGTGGCGGGCTATTCCGATCCCATCACCGAGGGCGCGCGTTGGCTGCTCGCGCACCTGCCGTTTTATGTGCAGTGGTACCGCTTCAACATGTTCTGGCGATACGGCGATGGCCTGTTGCCGTTCCTGCGCAAGGACCCCGACTGGCCGCATCCCGAGCGCGCCGTCAACAAAGGCAATGACCGGCATCGCGAAGAGCTCACCAACTTCATCCTCTCGGAGTTGAAGGACCGCCCCGATCTGATCGAGAAATGCGTGCCGACCTATCCGCCTTATGGCAAGCGCATCCTGCTTGACAACAACTGGTTCAAGACCCTGACGAAGCCGAATGTCGAACTGGTCACCGACAGCATCGACCATTTCGCGCGCGACGGCATCGTCGCCTCCGACGGCAAGTTGCGGCCTGCGGACATCATCGTCATTTCCACCGGCTTCAAGGTCACGGAGATGGCCGCTCGCCTCAACATTACGGGGCGCGATGGAAAAAATCTGAAGGCAGCCTGGGCCAACGACAACCCGACCGCCTATCTCGGGCTCACGGTGCCGGACTTTCCAAATCTCTTCGTCATGCTCGGCCCCAATTCAGGTCCAGCGCATGGCGGCAGCGTGATCTTCCAGTCGGAATGCCAGAGCCGCTACATCTCGGCTTGCCTCGTCGAGATGATCGAGCAAGGCATCGCTGCCATCGACGTTCGTCCGAAAGCGCACGATGAGTACATCAAGAGAGTTGATGCCGAGCATGAGCAACTGATCTGGACGCATCCCGGGATGACGACCTATTACCGCAACAAGCAAGGTCGGGTTTTCTCGGCAATGCCATGGCGTTTCGTGGACTACTGGGCGATGACTCACGATCCTGATTTACAGGATTACCGCCACACGAAGGGCTAA
- a CDS encoding TetR/AcrR family transcriptional regulator, with the protein MTQSSQAASGKVTKLNRVERNAWTKRRLFDAATKIVGKYGYAEASVARITEAAGVAQGTFYNHFENRQELLDQLLPKIGIDMVHFIRERTGTADAARQEIERFSAFFDFIREVPEFLRILNEAEYFAPVGYQKHLDNIATAYVRILKRARTAGAIIDFSDEEFEAIVHMFMGARGYLSRRYSYTGGAVTAAPDHVISAYRKLVTRGLFTPDKGTSHDR; encoded by the coding sequence ATGACGCAATCATCGCAAGCCGCATCCGGTAAGGTCACGAAGTTGAACCGCGTCGAGCGCAACGCCTGGACCAAGCGCAGATTGTTCGACGCCGCCACCAAGATCGTGGGCAAGTACGGCTACGCCGAGGCTTCCGTCGCCCGCATCACCGAGGCAGCCGGCGTGGCCCAAGGCACGTTCTACAATCATTTCGAAAACCGCCAGGAACTGCTCGATCAATTGCTGCCGAAGATCGGCATCGACATGGTCCACTTCATCCGCGAGCGCACCGGCACCGCTGATGCCGCAAGGCAGGAGATCGAGCGCTTCAGCGCCTTCTTCGATTTCATCCGCGAGGTGCCGGAATTTTTGCGCATCCTCAACGAGGCCGAGTATTTTGCACCGGTCGGCTACCAGAAGCATCTCGATAATATCGCGACCGCCTATGTGCGCATTCTCAAGCGCGCCCGCACGGCCGGCGCCATCATTGATTTCAGCGACGAGGAGTTCGAAGCCATCGTCCACATGTTCATGGGCGCGCGCGGCTACCTGAGCCGGCGATACTCATACACCGGCGGCGCCGTAACGGCCGCGCCCGACCATGTCATCTCCGCCTACCGAAAGCTGGTCACGCGCGGGCTGTTCACACCGGACAAAGGCACTAGCCATGACCGCTGA
- a CDS encoding ABC transporter substrate-binding protein encodes MTRTRKPGVSRRATLAMMGAGAVSFATPFGTPWVARAQAKTIKVGMPTILSGRVAQLGTSSRNAVMLEVEKVNASGGLAGRQIEMVIRDSKGQPQEAARVARELVNTDGCEILIDAEASSGAFAVHEVARDLGVLCLHTNSETSALTADPKQHIPNAFRTARQGVHDSIVGGSYAAAIAKAKGLKKWATCSPDYAYGRDTTGEYVTYLKRFAPDIEIISESWPKLFQPDYTEVVTKILQAKPQALYSCLWGGDLTSYIDQANIYALFSQMEVFAVNMADYTALTVVKNLPKGIHSGNRYIKTYPATPENAAWGDAYKAKYNEYPTNWSWENATAIMLLAEASKKANSADGKKIAEALRGLKIKSPFGADGTVTMRAEDQTLVGYAIGWGTTIPQEPYVPKVEAGDWKTIFELEAEWKKSKGYT; translated from the coding sequence ATGACGAGAACCCGCAAACCGGGCGTAAGCCGACGTGCGACGTTGGCGATGATGGGCGCCGGTGCCGTTTCATTCGCGACGCCATTTGGGACTCCTTGGGTGGCGCGCGCGCAAGCCAAGACCATCAAGGTCGGCATGCCGACCATTCTCTCCGGCCGCGTGGCGCAGCTTGGCACCTCATCGCGCAATGCCGTGATGCTGGAAGTCGAGAAGGTCAATGCTTCCGGCGGTCTCGCCGGCCGCCAGATCGAGATGGTGATCCGCGATTCAAAGGGACAGCCGCAGGAAGCCGCCCGCGTCGCACGCGAGCTCGTCAACACCGACGGATGCGAAATCCTGATCGACGCGGAAGCGTCGTCGGGCGCGTTCGCCGTGCACGAGGTGGCGCGCGATCTCGGCGTGCTCTGTCTTCACACCAATTCGGAAACTTCCGCGCTGACCGCCGATCCCAAGCAGCACATTCCGAACGCCTTCCGTACCGCGCGCCAGGGCGTGCATGACTCGATCGTCGGCGGCAGCTATGCGGCGGCGATTGCCAAGGCCAAGGGGCTGAAGAAGTGGGCGACCTGTTCGCCCGATTACGCCTATGGCCGCGATACCACCGGCGAATACGTGACGTACCTGAAGCGCTTCGCGCCCGACATCGAGATCATCAGCGAGTCCTGGCCAAAGCTGTTCCAGCCTGATTACACCGAGGTCGTAACAAAGATCCTGCAGGCCAAGCCGCAGGCGCTGTATTCCTGCCTGTGGGGCGGCGACCTCACGTCCTACATCGACCAGGCCAACATCTACGCGCTGTTCAGCCAGATGGAAGTGTTCGCAGTCAACATGGCCGACTACACCGCGCTGACGGTCGTGAAGAACCTGCCGAAGGGCATTCACTCCGGTAACCGTTACATCAAGACATATCCCGCAACCCCGGAGAACGCCGCGTGGGGCGACGCCTACAAGGCAAAATACAACGAATATCCTACCAACTGGTCGTGGGAGAATGCGACGGCGATCATGCTGCTCGCGGAAGCGTCCAAGAAGGCGAATTCGGCCGACGGCAAGAAGATTGCGGAGGCGCTCCGCGGCCTGAAGATCAAGTCGCCGTTCGGCGCCGACGGCACTGTCACCATGCGCGCCGAGGACCAGACGCTGGTGGGCTATGCGATCGGCTGGGGAACCACGATCCCGCAGGAGCCCTACGTGCCGAAGGTCGAGGCGGGCGACTGGAAGACGATCTTCGAACTCGAAGCCGAGTGGAAGAAGAGCAAGGGCTACACCTGA
- a CDS encoding SDR family NAD(P)-dependent oxidoreductase, with amino-acid sequence MTAEGIVLVTGGSRGIGAATATLLAAQGQKVVVVDIAPEPLAETQTILWPAPFDVANESAVVGGIADIEAAHGPIIGLVNAAGVFGKMHKIERVRMEQWDREVNIDLRGTFLVARSVGVKMAERRRGAIVNVASVAGMTSGPIHAYTAAKAGVIQITQTLAAEWGRSGVRVNAVSPGFTRTAALEAGIASGALNKKWLESPTAMNRLVEPIEVAQAIAWLLSPLSSGVTGINLPVDAGYIAGITWAAYGGLPEAPGA; translated from the coding sequence ATGACCGCTGAAGGCATCGTTCTCGTCACCGGCGGCAGCCGCGGCATTGGCGCGGCGACCGCAACGCTTCTCGCTGCTCAAGGCCAAAAGGTCGTTGTTGTCGATATTGCGCCCGAACCGCTCGCGGAAACGCAAACCATCCTGTGGCCCGCGCCCTTCGATGTCGCGAATGAAAGCGCTGTTGTCGGCGGCATCGCCGATATCGAGGCCGCGCACGGCCCAATCATCGGGCTGGTCAACGCTGCCGGCGTGTTCGGCAAGATGCACAAAATCGAACGCGTTCGAATGGAACAATGGGACCGCGAGGTCAATATCGATCTGCGCGGCACGTTTCTGGTGGCCCGAAGCGTCGGCGTGAAGATGGCCGAGCGCCGGCGCGGCGCGATCGTCAATGTCGCCTCCGTTGCCGGCATGACCTCAGGCCCGATCCACGCCTATACCGCGGCGAAGGCCGGTGTCATCCAGATCACGCAGACGCTGGCTGCCGAATGGGGACGCAGTGGCGTACGCGTCAATGCAGTCTCGCCCGGCTTCACGCGCACGGCGGCGCTGGAAGCCGGCATCGCTTCGGGCGCGCTGAACAAAAAATGGCTCGAAAGCCCGACCGCGATGAATCGACTGGTCGAGCCGATCGAAGTCGCACAGGCCATCGCGTGGCTGCTGTCGCCGCTGAGCAGTGGCGTCACCGGAATCAACCTCCCTGTCGATGCCGGCTATATAGCCGGCATCACTTGGGCGGCCTATGGCGGCTTGCCGGAAGCACCAGGCGCGTAA